Proteins from a single region of Canis lupus baileyi chromosome 35, mCanLup2.hap1, whole genome shotgun sequence:
- the ZBTB20 gene encoding zinc finger and BTB domain-containing protein 20 isoform X1 — MLERKKPKTAENQKASEENEITQPGGSSAKPGLPCLNFEAVLSPDPALIHSTHSLTNSHAHTGSSDCDISCKGMTERIHSINLHNFSNSVLETLNEQRNRGHFCDVTVRIHGSMLRAHRCVLAAGSPFFQDKLLLGYSDIEIPSVVSVQSVQKLIDFMYSGVLRVSQSEALQILTAASILQIKTVIDECTRIVSQNVGDVFPGIQDSGQDTPRGTPESGTSGQSSDTESGYLQSHPQHSVDRIYSALYACSMQNGSGERSFYSGAVVSHHETALGLPRDHHMEDPSWITRIHERSQQMERYLSTTPETTHCRKQPRPVRIQTLVGNIHIKQEMEDDYDYYGQQRVQILERNESEECTEDTDQAEGTESEPKGESFDSGVSSSIGTEPDSVEQQFGPGAARDGQAEPAQAEQAAEAPAEGGPQPHQLETGASSPERSNEVEMDSTVITVSNSSDKSVLQQPSVNTSIGQPLPSTQLYLRQTETLTSNLRMPLTLTSNTQVIGTAGNTYLPALFTTQPAGSGPKPFLFSLPQPLAGQQTQFVTVSQPGLSTFTAQLPAPQPLAPSAGHSTASGQGEKKPYECTLCNKTFTAKQNYVKHMFVHTGEKPHQCSICWRSFSLKDYLIKHMVTHTGVRAYQCSICNKRFTQKSSLNVHMRLHRGEKSYECYICKKKFSHKTLLERHVALHSASNGTPPAGTPPGARAGPPGVVACTEGTTYVCSVCPAKFDQIEQFNDHMRMHVSDG, encoded by the exons ATGCTAGAACG GAAGAAACCCAAGACAGCTGAAAACCAGAAGGCATCTGAGGAGAATGAGATTACTCAGCCGGGTGGATCCAGCGCCAAGCCGGGCCTTCCCTGCCTGAACTTTGAAGCTGTTTTGTCTCCAGACCCAGCCCTCATCCACTCAACACATTCACTGACAAACTCTCACGCTCACACCGGGTCATCTGATT GTGACATCAGTTGCAAGGGGATGACCGAGCGCATTCACAGCATCAACCTTCACAACTTCAGCAATTCCGTGCTCGAGACCCTCAACGAGCAGCGCAACCGTGGCCACTTCTGTGACGTGACGGTGCGCATCCACGGGAGCATGCTGCGCGCACACCGCTGCGTGCTGGCAGCCGGCAGCCCCTTCTTCCAGGACAAGCTGCTGCTGGGCTACAGCGACATCGAGATCCCGTCCGTGGTGTCGGTGCAGTCGGTGCAAAAGCTCATTGACTTCATGTACAGCGGCGTGCTGCGCGTCTCGCAGTCGGAAGCCCTGCAGATCCTCACGGCCGCCAGCATCCTGCAGATCAAAACCGTCATCGATGAGTGCACGCGCATTGTGTCACAGAATGTGGGTGACGTGTTCCCGGGGATCCAGGACTCGGGCCAGGACACGCCACGGGGCACCCCCGAGTCCGGCACTTCGGGCCAGAGCAGCGACACCGAGTCGGGCTACTTGCAGAGCCACCCGCAGCACAGCGTGGACAGGATCTACTCGGCGCTCTATGCGTGCTCCATGCAGAACGGCAGCGGCGAGCGCTCCTTCTACAGCGGTGCGGTGGTCAGCCACCACGAGACGGCCCTGGGCCTGCCCCGCGACCACCACATGGAGGACCCCAGCTGGATCACGCGCATCCACGAGCGCTCGCAGCAGATGGAGCGCTACCTGTCCACCACCCCCGAGACCACGCACTGCCGCAAGCAGCCCCGGCCCGTGCGCATCCAGACCCTGGTGGGCAACATCCACATCAAGCAGGAGATGGAGGACGACTACGACTACTATGGGCAGCAAAGGGTGCAGATCCTGGAGCGCAACGAGTCCGAGGAGTGCACGGAAGACACCGACCAGGCGGAGGGCACTGAGAGCGAGCCCAAGGGCGAAAGCTTCGACTCGGGCGTCAGTTCCTCCATAGGCACCGAGCCTGACTCGGTGGAGCAGCAGTTCGGGCCCGGGGCGGCGCGGGATGGCCAGGCCGAACCCGCCCAAGCCGAGCAGGCCGCAGAGGCTCCTGCCGAGGGCGGCCCGCAGCCGCACCAGCTCGAGACAGGTGCCTCCTCCCCGGAAAGAAGCAACGAGGTGGAGATGGACAGCACGGTCATCACTGTCAGCAACAGCTCCGACAAGAGCGTCCTGCAGCAGCCTTCGGTCAACACGTCCATCGGGCAGCCATTGCCAAGTACCCAGCTCTACTTACGCCAGACAGAAACCCTCACCAGCAACCTGAGGATGCCTCTGACCTTGACCAGCAACACACAGGTCATTGGCACAGCCGGCAACACCTACCTGCCGGCCCTCTTCACTACCCAGCCCGCGGGCAGTGGCCCCAAGCCTTTCCTCTTCAGCCTGCCACAGCCCCTGGCAGGCCAGCAGACCCAGTTTGTGACAGTGTCCCAGCCTGGCCTGTCGACCTTTACTGCACAGCTGCCAGCGCCACAGCCCCTGGCCCCATCCGCAGGCCACAGCACAGCCAGTGGGCAGGGCGAAAAAAAGCCTTATGAGTGCACTCTCTGCAACAAGACTTTCACCGCCAAACAGAACTACGTCAAGCACATGTTCGTACACACAG GTGAGAAGCCCCACCAATGCAGCATCTGTTGGCGCTCCTTCTCCTTAAAAGATTACCTTATCAAGCACATGGTGACACACACAGGAGTGAGGGCATACCAGTGCAGTATCTGCAACAAGCGCTTCACCCAGAAGAGCTCCCTCAACGTGCACATGCGCCTCCACCGGGGGGAGAAGTCCTACGAGTGCTACATCTGCAAAAAGAAGTTCTCCCACAAGACCCTCCTGGAGCGACACGTGGCCCTGCACAGTGCCAGCAACGGGACCCCTCCTGCGGGTACACCCCCAGGTGCCCGCGCTGGCCCCCCTGGGGTGGTGGCCTGCACGGAGGGGACCACTTACGTCTGCTCCGTCTGTCCAGCAAAGTTTGACCAAATCGAGCAGTTCAACGACCACATGAGGATGCATGTGTCTGACGGATAA
- the ZBTB20 gene encoding zinc finger and BTB domain-containing protein 20 isoform X4 has translation MFEKDSEEILGDISCKGMTERIHSINLHNFSNSVLETLNEQRNRGHFCDVTVRIHGSMLRAHRCVLAAGSPFFQDKLLLGYSDIEIPSVVSVQSVQKLIDFMYSGVLRVSQSEALQILTAASILQIKTVIDECTRIVSQNVGDVFPGIQDSGQDTPRGTPESGTSGQSSDTESGYLQSHPQHSVDRIYSALYACSMQNGSGERSFYSGAVVSHHETALGLPRDHHMEDPSWITRIHERSQQMERYLSTTPETTHCRKQPRPVRIQTLVGNIHIKQEMEDDYDYYGQQRVQILERNESEECTEDTDQAEGTESEPKGESFDSGVSSSIGTEPDSVEQQFGPGAARDGQAEPAQAEQAAEAPAEGGPQPHQLETGASSPERSNEVEMDSTVITVSNSSDKSVLQQPSVNTSIGQPLPSTQLYLRQTETLTSNLRMPLTLTSNTQVIGTAGNTYLPALFTTQPAGSGPKPFLFSLPQPLAGQQTQFVTVSQPGLSTFTAQLPAPQPLAPSAGHSTASGQGEKKPYECTLCNKTFTAKQNYVKHMFVHTGEKPHQCSICWRSFSLKDYLIKHMVTHTGVRAYQCSICNKRFTQKSSLNVHMRLHRGEKSYECYICKKKFSHKTLLERHVALHSASNGTPPAGTPPGARAGPPGVVACTEGTTYVCSVCPAKFDQIEQFNDHMRMHVSDG, from the exons ATGTTTGAGAAAGATTCAGAAGAAATTCTAG GTGACATCAGTTGCAAGGGGATGACCGAGCGCATTCACAGCATCAACCTTCACAACTTCAGCAATTCCGTGCTCGAGACCCTCAACGAGCAGCGCAACCGTGGCCACTTCTGTGACGTGACGGTGCGCATCCACGGGAGCATGCTGCGCGCACACCGCTGCGTGCTGGCAGCCGGCAGCCCCTTCTTCCAGGACAAGCTGCTGCTGGGCTACAGCGACATCGAGATCCCGTCCGTGGTGTCGGTGCAGTCGGTGCAAAAGCTCATTGACTTCATGTACAGCGGCGTGCTGCGCGTCTCGCAGTCGGAAGCCCTGCAGATCCTCACGGCCGCCAGCATCCTGCAGATCAAAACCGTCATCGATGAGTGCACGCGCATTGTGTCACAGAATGTGGGTGACGTGTTCCCGGGGATCCAGGACTCGGGCCAGGACACGCCACGGGGCACCCCCGAGTCCGGCACTTCGGGCCAGAGCAGCGACACCGAGTCGGGCTACTTGCAGAGCCACCCGCAGCACAGCGTGGACAGGATCTACTCGGCGCTCTATGCGTGCTCCATGCAGAACGGCAGCGGCGAGCGCTCCTTCTACAGCGGTGCGGTGGTCAGCCACCACGAGACGGCCCTGGGCCTGCCCCGCGACCACCACATGGAGGACCCCAGCTGGATCACGCGCATCCACGAGCGCTCGCAGCAGATGGAGCGCTACCTGTCCACCACCCCCGAGACCACGCACTGCCGCAAGCAGCCCCGGCCCGTGCGCATCCAGACCCTGGTGGGCAACATCCACATCAAGCAGGAGATGGAGGACGACTACGACTACTATGGGCAGCAAAGGGTGCAGATCCTGGAGCGCAACGAGTCCGAGGAGTGCACGGAAGACACCGACCAGGCGGAGGGCACTGAGAGCGAGCCCAAGGGCGAAAGCTTCGACTCGGGCGTCAGTTCCTCCATAGGCACCGAGCCTGACTCGGTGGAGCAGCAGTTCGGGCCCGGGGCGGCGCGGGATGGCCAGGCCGAACCCGCCCAAGCCGAGCAGGCCGCAGAGGCTCCTGCCGAGGGCGGCCCGCAGCCGCACCAGCTCGAGACAGGTGCCTCCTCCCCGGAAAGAAGCAACGAGGTGGAGATGGACAGCACGGTCATCACTGTCAGCAACAGCTCCGACAAGAGCGTCCTGCAGCAGCCTTCGGTCAACACGTCCATCGGGCAGCCATTGCCAAGTACCCAGCTCTACTTACGCCAGACAGAAACCCTCACCAGCAACCTGAGGATGCCTCTGACCTTGACCAGCAACACACAGGTCATTGGCACAGCCGGCAACACCTACCTGCCGGCCCTCTTCACTACCCAGCCCGCGGGCAGTGGCCCCAAGCCTTTCCTCTTCAGCCTGCCACAGCCCCTGGCAGGCCAGCAGACCCAGTTTGTGACAGTGTCCCAGCCTGGCCTGTCGACCTTTACTGCACAGCTGCCAGCGCCACAGCCCCTGGCCCCATCCGCAGGCCACAGCACAGCCAGTGGGCAGGGCGAAAAAAAGCCTTATGAGTGCACTCTCTGCAACAAGACTTTCACCGCCAAACAGAACTACGTCAAGCACATGTTCGTACACACAG GTGAGAAGCCCCACCAATGCAGCATCTGTTGGCGCTCCTTCTCCTTAAAAGATTACCTTATCAAGCACATGGTGACACACACAGGAGTGAGGGCATACCAGTGCAGTATCTGCAACAAGCGCTTCACCCAGAAGAGCTCCCTCAACGTGCACATGCGCCTCCACCGGGGGGAGAAGTCCTACGAGTGCTACATCTGCAAAAAGAAGTTCTCCCACAAGACCCTCCTGGAGCGACACGTGGCCCTGCACAGTGCCAGCAACGGGACCCCTCCTGCGGGTACACCCCCAGGTGCCCGCGCTGGCCCCCCTGGGGTGGTGGCCTGCACGGAGGGGACCACTTACGTCTGCTCCGTCTGTCCAGCAAAGTTTGACCAAATCGAGCAGTTCAACGACCACATGAGGATGCATGTGTCTGACGGATAA
- the ZBTB20 gene encoding zinc finger and BTB domain-containing protein 20 isoform X2, which yields MRDEFTPPESPSSHSNRKLTLKPLCSPWHDFVYTQRWNMVAICGRCIGLRKHWGDISCKGMTERIHSINLHNFSNSVLETLNEQRNRGHFCDVTVRIHGSMLRAHRCVLAAGSPFFQDKLLLGYSDIEIPSVVSVQSVQKLIDFMYSGVLRVSQSEALQILTAASILQIKTVIDECTRIVSQNVGDVFPGIQDSGQDTPRGTPESGTSGQSSDTESGYLQSHPQHSVDRIYSALYACSMQNGSGERSFYSGAVVSHHETALGLPRDHHMEDPSWITRIHERSQQMERYLSTTPETTHCRKQPRPVRIQTLVGNIHIKQEMEDDYDYYGQQRVQILERNESEECTEDTDQAEGTESEPKGESFDSGVSSSIGTEPDSVEQQFGPGAARDGQAEPAQAEQAAEAPAEGGPQPHQLETGASSPERSNEVEMDSTVITVSNSSDKSVLQQPSVNTSIGQPLPSTQLYLRQTETLTSNLRMPLTLTSNTQVIGTAGNTYLPALFTTQPAGSGPKPFLFSLPQPLAGQQTQFVTVSQPGLSTFTAQLPAPQPLAPSAGHSTASGQGEKKPYECTLCNKTFTAKQNYVKHMFVHTGEKPHQCSICWRSFSLKDYLIKHMVTHTGVRAYQCSICNKRFTQKSSLNVHMRLHRGEKSYECYICKKKFSHKTLLERHVALHSASNGTPPAGTPPGARAGPPGVVACTEGTTYVCSVCPAKFDQIEQFNDHMRMHVSDG from the exons atgagAGATGAGTTCACTCCTCCAGAGTCTCCATCATCCCACTCGAATAGAAAGCTAACTTTGAAGCCACTCTGTTCTCCATGGCACGATTTTGTATATACTCAGCGTTGGAATATGGTTGCCATCTGTGGCCGGTGCATAGGACTAAGGAAGCACTGGG GTGACATCAGTTGCAAGGGGATGACCGAGCGCATTCACAGCATCAACCTTCACAACTTCAGCAATTCCGTGCTCGAGACCCTCAACGAGCAGCGCAACCGTGGCCACTTCTGTGACGTGACGGTGCGCATCCACGGGAGCATGCTGCGCGCACACCGCTGCGTGCTGGCAGCCGGCAGCCCCTTCTTCCAGGACAAGCTGCTGCTGGGCTACAGCGACATCGAGATCCCGTCCGTGGTGTCGGTGCAGTCGGTGCAAAAGCTCATTGACTTCATGTACAGCGGCGTGCTGCGCGTCTCGCAGTCGGAAGCCCTGCAGATCCTCACGGCCGCCAGCATCCTGCAGATCAAAACCGTCATCGATGAGTGCACGCGCATTGTGTCACAGAATGTGGGTGACGTGTTCCCGGGGATCCAGGACTCGGGCCAGGACACGCCACGGGGCACCCCCGAGTCCGGCACTTCGGGCCAGAGCAGCGACACCGAGTCGGGCTACTTGCAGAGCCACCCGCAGCACAGCGTGGACAGGATCTACTCGGCGCTCTATGCGTGCTCCATGCAGAACGGCAGCGGCGAGCGCTCCTTCTACAGCGGTGCGGTGGTCAGCCACCACGAGACGGCCCTGGGCCTGCCCCGCGACCACCACATGGAGGACCCCAGCTGGATCACGCGCATCCACGAGCGCTCGCAGCAGATGGAGCGCTACCTGTCCACCACCCCCGAGACCACGCACTGCCGCAAGCAGCCCCGGCCCGTGCGCATCCAGACCCTGGTGGGCAACATCCACATCAAGCAGGAGATGGAGGACGACTACGACTACTATGGGCAGCAAAGGGTGCAGATCCTGGAGCGCAACGAGTCCGAGGAGTGCACGGAAGACACCGACCAGGCGGAGGGCACTGAGAGCGAGCCCAAGGGCGAAAGCTTCGACTCGGGCGTCAGTTCCTCCATAGGCACCGAGCCTGACTCGGTGGAGCAGCAGTTCGGGCCCGGGGCGGCGCGGGATGGCCAGGCCGAACCCGCCCAAGCCGAGCAGGCCGCAGAGGCTCCTGCCGAGGGCGGCCCGCAGCCGCACCAGCTCGAGACAGGTGCCTCCTCCCCGGAAAGAAGCAACGAGGTGGAGATGGACAGCACGGTCATCACTGTCAGCAACAGCTCCGACAAGAGCGTCCTGCAGCAGCCTTCGGTCAACACGTCCATCGGGCAGCCATTGCCAAGTACCCAGCTCTACTTACGCCAGACAGAAACCCTCACCAGCAACCTGAGGATGCCTCTGACCTTGACCAGCAACACACAGGTCATTGGCACAGCCGGCAACACCTACCTGCCGGCCCTCTTCACTACCCAGCCCGCGGGCAGTGGCCCCAAGCCTTTCCTCTTCAGCCTGCCACAGCCCCTGGCAGGCCAGCAGACCCAGTTTGTGACAGTGTCCCAGCCTGGCCTGTCGACCTTTACTGCACAGCTGCCAGCGCCACAGCCCCTGGCCCCATCCGCAGGCCACAGCACAGCCAGTGGGCAGGGCGAAAAAAAGCCTTATGAGTGCACTCTCTGCAACAAGACTTTCACCGCCAAACAGAACTACGTCAAGCACATGTTCGTACACACAG GTGAGAAGCCCCACCAATGCAGCATCTGTTGGCGCTCCTTCTCCTTAAAAGATTACCTTATCAAGCACATGGTGACACACACAGGAGTGAGGGCATACCAGTGCAGTATCTGCAACAAGCGCTTCACCCAGAAGAGCTCCCTCAACGTGCACATGCGCCTCCACCGGGGGGAGAAGTCCTACGAGTGCTACATCTGCAAAAAGAAGTTCTCCCACAAGACCCTCCTGGAGCGACACGTGGCCCTGCACAGTGCCAGCAACGGGACCCCTCCTGCGGGTACACCCCCAGGTGCCCGCGCTGGCCCCCCTGGGGTGGTGGCCTGCACGGAGGGGACCACTTACGTCTGCTCCGTCTGTCCAGCAAAGTTTGACCAAATCGAGCAGTTCAACGACCACATGAGGATGCATGTGTCTGACGGATAA
- the ZBTB20 gene encoding zinc finger and BTB domain-containing protein 20 isoform X3, producing the protein MTLPRSPLPGGNDSWTMLGVWSQGDISCKGMTERIHSINLHNFSNSVLETLNEQRNRGHFCDVTVRIHGSMLRAHRCVLAAGSPFFQDKLLLGYSDIEIPSVVSVQSVQKLIDFMYSGVLRVSQSEALQILTAASILQIKTVIDECTRIVSQNVGDVFPGIQDSGQDTPRGTPESGTSGQSSDTESGYLQSHPQHSVDRIYSALYACSMQNGSGERSFYSGAVVSHHETALGLPRDHHMEDPSWITRIHERSQQMERYLSTTPETTHCRKQPRPVRIQTLVGNIHIKQEMEDDYDYYGQQRVQILERNESEECTEDTDQAEGTESEPKGESFDSGVSSSIGTEPDSVEQQFGPGAARDGQAEPAQAEQAAEAPAEGGPQPHQLETGASSPERSNEVEMDSTVITVSNSSDKSVLQQPSVNTSIGQPLPSTQLYLRQTETLTSNLRMPLTLTSNTQVIGTAGNTYLPALFTTQPAGSGPKPFLFSLPQPLAGQQTQFVTVSQPGLSTFTAQLPAPQPLAPSAGHSTASGQGEKKPYECTLCNKTFTAKQNYVKHMFVHTGEKPHQCSICWRSFSLKDYLIKHMVTHTGVRAYQCSICNKRFTQKSSLNVHMRLHRGEKSYECYICKKKFSHKTLLERHVALHSASNGTPPAGTPPGARAGPPGVVACTEGTTYVCSVCPAKFDQIEQFNDHMRMHVSDG; encoded by the exons ATGACCCTCCCACGGTCCCCACTTCCAGGAGGCAATGACAGCTGGACTATGCTAGGTGTATGGAGCCAAG GTGACATCAGTTGCAAGGGGATGACCGAGCGCATTCACAGCATCAACCTTCACAACTTCAGCAATTCCGTGCTCGAGACCCTCAACGAGCAGCGCAACCGTGGCCACTTCTGTGACGTGACGGTGCGCATCCACGGGAGCATGCTGCGCGCACACCGCTGCGTGCTGGCAGCCGGCAGCCCCTTCTTCCAGGACAAGCTGCTGCTGGGCTACAGCGACATCGAGATCCCGTCCGTGGTGTCGGTGCAGTCGGTGCAAAAGCTCATTGACTTCATGTACAGCGGCGTGCTGCGCGTCTCGCAGTCGGAAGCCCTGCAGATCCTCACGGCCGCCAGCATCCTGCAGATCAAAACCGTCATCGATGAGTGCACGCGCATTGTGTCACAGAATGTGGGTGACGTGTTCCCGGGGATCCAGGACTCGGGCCAGGACACGCCACGGGGCACCCCCGAGTCCGGCACTTCGGGCCAGAGCAGCGACACCGAGTCGGGCTACTTGCAGAGCCACCCGCAGCACAGCGTGGACAGGATCTACTCGGCGCTCTATGCGTGCTCCATGCAGAACGGCAGCGGCGAGCGCTCCTTCTACAGCGGTGCGGTGGTCAGCCACCACGAGACGGCCCTGGGCCTGCCCCGCGACCACCACATGGAGGACCCCAGCTGGATCACGCGCATCCACGAGCGCTCGCAGCAGATGGAGCGCTACCTGTCCACCACCCCCGAGACCACGCACTGCCGCAAGCAGCCCCGGCCCGTGCGCATCCAGACCCTGGTGGGCAACATCCACATCAAGCAGGAGATGGAGGACGACTACGACTACTATGGGCAGCAAAGGGTGCAGATCCTGGAGCGCAACGAGTCCGAGGAGTGCACGGAAGACACCGACCAGGCGGAGGGCACTGAGAGCGAGCCCAAGGGCGAAAGCTTCGACTCGGGCGTCAGTTCCTCCATAGGCACCGAGCCTGACTCGGTGGAGCAGCAGTTCGGGCCCGGGGCGGCGCGGGATGGCCAGGCCGAACCCGCCCAAGCCGAGCAGGCCGCAGAGGCTCCTGCCGAGGGCGGCCCGCAGCCGCACCAGCTCGAGACAGGTGCCTCCTCCCCGGAAAGAAGCAACGAGGTGGAGATGGACAGCACGGTCATCACTGTCAGCAACAGCTCCGACAAGAGCGTCCTGCAGCAGCCTTCGGTCAACACGTCCATCGGGCAGCCATTGCCAAGTACCCAGCTCTACTTACGCCAGACAGAAACCCTCACCAGCAACCTGAGGATGCCTCTGACCTTGACCAGCAACACACAGGTCATTGGCACAGCCGGCAACACCTACCTGCCGGCCCTCTTCACTACCCAGCCCGCGGGCAGTGGCCCCAAGCCTTTCCTCTTCAGCCTGCCACAGCCCCTGGCAGGCCAGCAGACCCAGTTTGTGACAGTGTCCCAGCCTGGCCTGTCGACCTTTACTGCACAGCTGCCAGCGCCACAGCCCCTGGCCCCATCCGCAGGCCACAGCACAGCCAGTGGGCAGGGCGAAAAAAAGCCTTATGAGTGCACTCTCTGCAACAAGACTTTCACCGCCAAACAGAACTACGTCAAGCACATGTTCGTACACACAG GTGAGAAGCCCCACCAATGCAGCATCTGTTGGCGCTCCTTCTCCTTAAAAGATTACCTTATCAAGCACATGGTGACACACACAGGAGTGAGGGCATACCAGTGCAGTATCTGCAACAAGCGCTTCACCCAGAAGAGCTCCCTCAACGTGCACATGCGCCTCCACCGGGGGGAGAAGTCCTACGAGTGCTACATCTGCAAAAAGAAGTTCTCCCACAAGACCCTCCTGGAGCGACACGTGGCCCTGCACAGTGCCAGCAACGGGACCCCTCCTGCGGGTACACCCCCAGGTGCCCGCGCTGGCCCCCCTGGGGTGGTGGCCTGCACGGAGGGGACCACTTACGTCTGCTCCGTCTGTCCAGCAAAGTTTGACCAAATCGAGCAGTTCAACGACCACATGAGGATGCATGTGTCTGACGGATAA
- the ZBTB20 gene encoding zinc finger and BTB domain-containing protein 20 isoform X5 — protein MTERIHSINLHNFSNSVLETLNEQRNRGHFCDVTVRIHGSMLRAHRCVLAAGSPFFQDKLLLGYSDIEIPSVVSVQSVQKLIDFMYSGVLRVSQSEALQILTAASILQIKTVIDECTRIVSQNVGDVFPGIQDSGQDTPRGTPESGTSGQSSDTESGYLQSHPQHSVDRIYSALYACSMQNGSGERSFYSGAVVSHHETALGLPRDHHMEDPSWITRIHERSQQMERYLSTTPETTHCRKQPRPVRIQTLVGNIHIKQEMEDDYDYYGQQRVQILERNESEECTEDTDQAEGTESEPKGESFDSGVSSSIGTEPDSVEQQFGPGAARDGQAEPAQAEQAAEAPAEGGPQPHQLETGASSPERSNEVEMDSTVITVSNSSDKSVLQQPSVNTSIGQPLPSTQLYLRQTETLTSNLRMPLTLTSNTQVIGTAGNTYLPALFTTQPAGSGPKPFLFSLPQPLAGQQTQFVTVSQPGLSTFTAQLPAPQPLAPSAGHSTASGQGEKKPYECTLCNKTFTAKQNYVKHMFVHTGEKPHQCSICWRSFSLKDYLIKHMVTHTGVRAYQCSICNKRFTQKSSLNVHMRLHRGEKSYECYICKKKFSHKTLLERHVALHSASNGTPPAGTPPGARAGPPGVVACTEGTTYVCSVCPAKFDQIEQFNDHMRMHVSDG, from the exons ATGACCGAGCGCATTCACAGCATCAACCTTCACAACTTCAGCAATTCCGTGCTCGAGACCCTCAACGAGCAGCGCAACCGTGGCCACTTCTGTGACGTGACGGTGCGCATCCACGGGAGCATGCTGCGCGCACACCGCTGCGTGCTGGCAGCCGGCAGCCCCTTCTTCCAGGACAAGCTGCTGCTGGGCTACAGCGACATCGAGATCCCGTCCGTGGTGTCGGTGCAGTCGGTGCAAAAGCTCATTGACTTCATGTACAGCGGCGTGCTGCGCGTCTCGCAGTCGGAAGCCCTGCAGATCCTCACGGCCGCCAGCATCCTGCAGATCAAAACCGTCATCGATGAGTGCACGCGCATTGTGTCACAGAATGTGGGTGACGTGTTCCCGGGGATCCAGGACTCGGGCCAGGACACGCCACGGGGCACCCCCGAGTCCGGCACTTCGGGCCAGAGCAGCGACACCGAGTCGGGCTACTTGCAGAGCCACCCGCAGCACAGCGTGGACAGGATCTACTCGGCGCTCTATGCGTGCTCCATGCAGAACGGCAGCGGCGAGCGCTCCTTCTACAGCGGTGCGGTGGTCAGCCACCACGAGACGGCCCTGGGCCTGCCCCGCGACCACCACATGGAGGACCCCAGCTGGATCACGCGCATCCACGAGCGCTCGCAGCAGATGGAGCGCTACCTGTCCACCACCCCCGAGACCACGCACTGCCGCAAGCAGCCCCGGCCCGTGCGCATCCAGACCCTGGTGGGCAACATCCACATCAAGCAGGAGATGGAGGACGACTACGACTACTATGGGCAGCAAAGGGTGCAGATCCTGGAGCGCAACGAGTCCGAGGAGTGCACGGAAGACACCGACCAGGCGGAGGGCACTGAGAGCGAGCCCAAGGGCGAAAGCTTCGACTCGGGCGTCAGTTCCTCCATAGGCACCGAGCCTGACTCGGTGGAGCAGCAGTTCGGGCCCGGGGCGGCGCGGGATGGCCAGGCCGAACCCGCCCAAGCCGAGCAGGCCGCAGAGGCTCCTGCCGAGGGCGGCCCGCAGCCGCACCAGCTCGAGACAGGTGCCTCCTCCCCGGAAAGAAGCAACGAGGTGGAGATGGACAGCACGGTCATCACTGTCAGCAACAGCTCCGACAAGAGCGTCCTGCAGCAGCCTTCGGTCAACACGTCCATCGGGCAGCCATTGCCAAGTACCCAGCTCTACTTACGCCAGACAGAAACCCTCACCAGCAACCTGAGGATGCCTCTGACCTTGACCAGCAACACACAGGTCATTGGCACAGCCGGCAACACCTACCTGCCGGCCCTCTTCACTACCCAGCCCGCGGGCAGTGGCCCCAAGCCTTTCCTCTTCAGCCTGCCACAGCCCCTGGCAGGCCAGCAGACCCAGTTTGTGACAGTGTCCCAGCCTGGCCTGTCGACCTTTACTGCACAGCTGCCAGCGCCACAGCCCCTGGCCCCATCCGCAGGCCACAGCACAGCCAGTGGGCAGGGCGAAAAAAAGCCTTATGAGTGCACTCTCTGCAACAAGACTTTCACCGCCAAACAGAACTACGTCAAGCACATGTTCGTACACACAG GTGAGAAGCCCCACCAATGCAGCATCTGTTGGCGCTCCTTCTCCTTAAAAGATTACCTTATCAAGCACATGGTGACACACACAGGAGTGAGGGCATACCAGTGCAGTATCTGCAACAAGCGCTTCACCCAGAAGAGCTCCCTCAACGTGCACATGCGCCTCCACCGGGGGGAGAAGTCCTACGAGTGCTACATCTGCAAAAAGAAGTTCTCCCACAAGACCCTCCTGGAGCGACACGTGGCCCTGCACAGTGCCAGCAACGGGACCCCTCCTGCGGGTACACCCCCAGGTGCCCGCGCTGGCCCCCCTGGGGTGGTGGCCTGCACGGAGGGGACCACTTACGTCTGCTCCGTCTGTCCAGCAAAGTTTGACCAAATCGAGCAGTTCAACGACCACATGAGGATGCATGTGTCTGACGGATAA